The following are encoded in a window of Microcaecilia unicolor chromosome 7, aMicUni1.1, whole genome shotgun sequence genomic DNA:
- the LOC115474861 gene encoding uncharacterized protein LOC115474861 — protein sequence MGNIQRKDYDATENPEIKNPDWMSLVPDGKSLSDLSIPGTSKSTWLDGWDINQRQSWNLTSQYEAGIRFVDITLHLRRKKLSVFPDTTCSHFFNAVLKDTINFLRRYSKEAILIRVSDVCSNIDTSKQFAQLMIRDIQDAGLSWFWKAPAIPTLGQVRGKIIILQNFDGPVIGIPYKNLIVTDDEYVPTIFDIGHKWASVKRNLTEAQNSEGNKMYLTFTSGCSLGAYPYSVAREINYKLYSFLENLKKEKNRWGIIAMDFPGSYLVQRIIYSN from the coding sequence ATGGGGAATATCCAAAGAAAAGATTATGATGCTACAGAAAATCCTGAAAttaaaaacccagactggatgtCTTTAGTcccagatggaaaatccctcagTGATCTGTCCATTCCTGGCACAAGCAAGTCCACGTGGCTAGATGGTTGGGATATTAATCAGCGTCAAAGCTGGAATCTCACATCACAGTATGAAGCTGGGATACGATTTGTTGATATAACTTTGCATCTTCGTCGTAAGAAACTATCTGTCTTTCCTGATACGACATGCAGTCACTTTTTCAATGCTGTTTTGAAAGACACTATTAATTTCTTGAGACGCTATTCAAAGGAAGCCATTCTCATACGTGTAAGTGACGTATGTAGCAATATTGATACATCGAAACAGTTTGCCCAACTAATGATCCGTGATATCCAGGATGCTGGATTGtcttggttttggaaggctcCTGCTATACCAACCCTTGGCCAAGTTAGAGGAAAGATCATCATACTACAAAATTTTGATGGTCCTGTGATAGGAATCCCTTATAAGAACTTAATAGTAACTGATGATGAATATGTACCAACAATATTTGATATAGGTCACAAATGGGCAAGTGTTAAAAGAAATTTAACTGAAGCTCAGAATAGTGAAGGTAATAAGATGTATCTGACCTTTACTTCAGGATGCAGTTTAGGAGCATATCCCTATTCAGTAGCTCgtgaaataaactataaactgtacAGTTTTCTGGAAAACTTGAAGAAGGAAAAGAACAGATGGGGGATTATAGCAATGGATTTCCCAGGTAGCTACCTGGTCCAGAGAATTATCTACAGCAACTAG